The Bradyrhizobium sp. WBAH42 genome includes a window with the following:
- a CDS encoding phosphotransferase yields the protein MTSPQLAAVTEPSYLTAALRKAGALDAGAVREVKVLDERVTLVSHITRLGLRYVGESAGSPQSLILKTPHANFAKTLAHGGRHEVAFYSKLAPNMPSGLVPRCFDGRFDEEGQSWHLLLEDLTDSHEVATQWPLPPARPQAMAIVTTLAGWHAAWWDHPDLGETVGDWMSAEDSAKLMETFAGHYDRFADLLGDRLSEERRILYRRLIEQSDRLFERYHSRRHVTIAHGDAHIWNFLLPRTGVNDSVRIFDFDQWRINVPTGDLAYMMATQWYPERRQALERSLLNQYHETLIARGVAGYTRGALDQDYRRSVLWHITKPIWQWSINIPPLIWWNNLERVFAAVDDLGCEELL from the coding sequence ATGACATCTCCACAACTGGCTGCGGTTACTGAGCCCAGCTACCTGACGGCTGCGCTGCGCAAGGCGGGTGCGCTGGACGCCGGCGCCGTGCGCGAGGTCAAGGTGCTGGATGAACGCGTCACCCTGGTGTCGCATATCACCCGGCTTGGCCTGCGCTACGTCGGGGAGTCCGCCGGTTCGCCGCAGAGCCTGATTCTCAAAACGCCTCATGCCAATTTTGCCAAGACGCTCGCGCATGGCGGTCGGCACGAGGTGGCCTTCTACTCGAAGCTCGCACCGAACATGCCGTCGGGGCTGGTGCCGCGTTGCTTCGACGGGCGTTTCGACGAGGAGGGCCAAAGCTGGCATCTCCTGCTCGAGGATCTGACGGATAGTCACGAAGTCGCGACCCAGTGGCCGCTGCCGCCGGCGCGACCTCAAGCAATGGCGATCGTCACGACACTCGCGGGGTGGCACGCGGCCTGGTGGGATCATCCCGATCTCGGTGAGACCGTCGGTGACTGGATGAGTGCCGAGGACTCCGCAAAGCTGATGGAGACGTTCGCCGGTCATTATGATCGTTTCGCCGATCTCCTTGGCGATCGTCTGAGCGAAGAGCGGCGCATTCTCTATCGCCGGCTTATCGAGCAGTCAGATCGCCTGTTCGAGCGCTATCATTCTCGCCGCCACGTCACCATTGCTCACGGCGATGCCCATATCTGGAATTTCTTGCTGCCACGCACCGGTGTGAACGACAGCGTGCGCATTTTCGACTTCGATCAGTGGCGCATCAATGTGCCGACTGGCGACCTCGCTTACATGATGGCGACGCAATGGTATCCCGAGCGTCGCCAGGCTCTCGAACGTTCACTCCTCAACCAATACCACGAAACCCTGATCGCGCGCGGCGTCGCCGGCTATACGCGCGGCGCGCTCGACCAGGATTATCGACGGTCGGTGCTCTGGCACATCACCAAGCCGATCTGGCAGTGGAGCATCAACATCCCGCCGCTGATCTGGTGGAACAATCTGGAGCGGGTGTTTGCGGCCGTGGATGATCTGGGCTGCGAGGAGCTGTTGTAG
- a CDS encoding MDR family MFS transporter — MSGPNASLMVPGLRRNMVTICAMTATIMQALDTTIANVALPYMQGTLSASQDQINWVLTSYIVAAAIMTAPVGWIANRFGRKRIFIICSAGFTMASVLCGLAQDINQMVLFRLLQGVFGAALVPLSQSVMLDYYTLQERAKAMSIWGMGVMMGPIMGPSLGAWLTETYSWHWVFFVNLPFGAITVLGLIVFMDETEKNLSLKFDWFGFAALAVAIGALQLALDRGEQLGWLESNEIVAEFIVAAVAFYFFLAHSFTTSTPFIRFALFRDRNFVTGCLFMIVMGLVLFSTMALASPYMQNVIGYPIITAGLLLASRGIGTFFAMMLVGRMMRYFEARTLIISGLTLTAGSLFQMTGWTDLTQVPEIVTVSVIQGFGFGLVFVPLSTVAFLTLSNELRTDGTAMLTLMRNVASSVGISVVIAELTQGTRRTYAILSEHVNPFNHALQMPSVSGLINLSTDAGRAMADRMVSVQAQIIAFAHDYQLVMLFVLCTIPLALLIGSTKATLRKQAAGPEHAVME; from the coding sequence ATGTCCGGCCCCAATGCCAGCCTGATGGTCCCCGGCCTGCGCCGGAACATGGTGACGATCTGCGCCATGACCGCGACCATCATGCAGGCGCTGGACACCACCATCGCCAACGTCGCTTTGCCCTACATGCAGGGCACGCTGTCGGCCTCGCAGGATCAGATCAACTGGGTGCTGACCTCCTACATCGTCGCCGCCGCGATCATGACGGCGCCGGTGGGGTGGATCGCCAACCGCTTCGGCCGCAAGCGCATCTTCATCATCTGCTCGGCCGGGTTCACGATGGCATCGGTGCTGTGCGGCCTCGCGCAGGACATCAACCAGATGGTGCTGTTCCGCCTGCTGCAAGGCGTGTTCGGCGCCGCGCTGGTGCCGCTGTCGCAATCGGTCATGCTCGACTATTACACGCTCCAGGAGCGCGCCAAGGCGATGTCGATCTGGGGCATGGGCGTGATGATGGGCCCGATCATGGGACCCTCGCTCGGGGCTTGGCTGACCGAGACCTATTCCTGGCACTGGGTCTTCTTCGTCAATCTGCCGTTCGGCGCCATCACCGTGCTCGGGCTGATCGTCTTCATGGACGAGACCGAGAAGAATCTCAGCCTCAAATTCGACTGGTTCGGTTTCGCCGCGCTGGCGGTAGCGATCGGCGCGCTGCAGCTCGCACTCGACCGCGGCGAGCAATTGGGCTGGCTGGAATCGAATGAGATCGTCGCGGAGTTCATCGTGGCGGCCGTCGCGTTCTACTTCTTCCTCGCGCATTCCTTCACGACCTCGACCCCGTTCATCCGCTTCGCCCTGTTCCGGGACCGCAACTTCGTCACCGGCTGCCTGTTCATGATCGTGATGGGACTCGTGCTGTTCTCGACCATGGCGCTGGCCTCGCCCTACATGCAGAACGTGATCGGCTATCCCATCATCACCGCCGGCCTCTTGCTGGCGAGCCGCGGCATCGGCACCTTCTTCGCCATGATGCTGGTCGGCCGCATGATGCGCTACTTCGAGGCGCGCACGCTGATCATCTCCGGCCTGACGCTGACGGCGGGCTCGCTGTTCCAGATGACAGGCTGGACCGATCTGACCCAGGTGCCGGAGATCGTCACCGTCAGCGTGATCCAGGGTTTTGGCTTCGGTCTCGTCTTCGTGCCGCTCTCGACCGTGGCGTTCCTGACGTTGTCGAACGAGCTGCGCACCGACGGCACCGCGATGTTGACCCTGATGCGCAACGTCGCGAGCTCGGTCGGCATTTCCGTCGTCATTGCCGAGCTGACGCAGGGCACGCGGCGGACCTATGCGATCCTCTCCGAGCACGTCAACCCGTTCAACCACGCACTGCAGATGCCCAGCGTCAGCGGCCTGATCAATCTCTCCACCGACGCCGGCCGCGCCATGGCCGACCGGATGGTCAGCGTGCAGGCGCAGATCATCGCCTTCGCACACGACTACCAGCTGGTGATGCTCTTCGTCCTCTGCACCATCCCGCTCGCTCTGCTGATCGGCTCGACCAAGGCCACGCTGCGCAAGCAGGCGGCGGGGCCGGAACATGCGGTGATGGAGTAG
- a CDS encoding HlyD family secretion protein, producing the protein MADQVIKFQPEQKSDSGKPTKKAGTDPRRRVLAGLRRHRRFLLLVVLPVIVAIGGVTFYLHGGRYVGTDDAYVGAQKVLVTPDISGKILKVVVREGQVVKQGDELFEIDPVPFRLAVDEAKAQLAQARTTYDNLAANIKIYGDMLNLAQQGVELKQRDVERKQALVKNNFGSQLDLDNAANALVTAGAQTQFVKQQLSNAKTQLLGNPDLPLEQFPPYVQAKAKLDDAQRNLDHTVLRAPMGGVATQVEQIQLGRYVAAGTPVFSIIDVAHPWVDANPKESDLTYVTEGQAVTLEVDAFPNHVFKGKIGSLSPGTGAQFAILPPQNATGNFVKVVQRVPIRIYFDETDKYVRKLKAGMSVYATIDTGHQRSLAGLLGLSATAGQDKEQDKE; encoded by the coding sequence ATGGCTGATCAGGTCATCAAGTTCCAGCCCGAGCAGAAGAGCGACAGCGGCAAGCCGACCAAGAAGGCCGGCACCGATCCGCGCCGCCGCGTGCTGGCGGGCCTGCGCCGCCATCGCCGTTTCCTGCTCCTGGTCGTGCTGCCGGTCATCGTCGCCATCGGCGGCGTTACCTTCTATCTGCACGGGGGCCGCTATGTCGGCACCGACGATGCCTATGTCGGCGCGCAGAAGGTGCTGGTGACGCCCGACATCTCCGGCAAGATCCTGAAGGTCGTCGTGAGAGAAGGTCAGGTCGTCAAGCAGGGCGACGAGCTGTTCGAGATCGACCCGGTTCCGTTCCGCCTCGCGGTGGATGAAGCCAAGGCACAACTCGCCCAGGCACGCACGACGTACGACAACCTCGCTGCCAACATCAAGATCTACGGCGATATGCTCAACCTCGCCCAGCAGGGCGTCGAGCTGAAGCAGCGCGACGTCGAGCGCAAGCAGGCGCTGGTGAAGAACAATTTCGGCTCGCAGCTCGATCTCGACAACGCCGCCAACGCGCTGGTGACGGCCGGCGCACAGACGCAGTTCGTCAAGCAGCAGCTGTCCAACGCCAAGACGCAATTGCTCGGCAACCCCGATCTGCCGCTCGAGCAGTTTCCTCCCTATGTGCAGGCCAAGGCCAAGCTCGACGACGCTCAGCGCAATCTCGACCATACCGTGCTGCGCGCGCCGATGGGCGGCGTGGCGACGCAGGTCGAGCAGATTCAGCTCGGCCGTTACGTCGCCGCGGGCACGCCGGTGTTTTCCATCATCGACGTCGCCCATCCCTGGGTCGACGCCAATCCGAAGGAGAGCGACCTCACCTATGTCACCGAAGGCCAGGCGGTCACGCTCGAGGTCGACGCGTTCCCGAACCATGTCTTCAAGGGCAAGATCGGCTCGCTCTCGCCCGGCACCGGCGCGCAATTCGCAATTCTGCCGCCGCAAAATGCCACCGGCAATTTCGTCAAGGTGGTGCAGCGCGTGCCGATTCGCATCTATTTCGACGAGACCGACAAATACGTGCGGAAGCTGAAAGCCGGCATGAGCGTCTACGCCACCATCGACACCGGCCATCAGCGCTCGCTCGCCGGCCTGCTCGGGCTGTCGGCGACAGCGGGCCAAGACAAAGAACAAGACAAAGAATAA
- a CDS encoding MarR family winged helix-turn-helix transcriptional regulator, whose amino-acid sequence MSRGSVDQNFLFTLGELYRLLRVYADKEASRFGITRAQWAVLAKVERSEGMKQSELAELMEMQPITLTRLIDKLCDNDWIERRSDASDRRVKRLYLKKAGRQLLGRMSGLKSELTANALDGINPADAHRLLTQLETIKENVRTAIQTSGAEQARKEQRYG is encoded by the coding sequence ATGTCCCGCGGGTCGGTCGACCAGAATTTCCTGTTCACGCTCGGTGAGCTCTACCGCCTCTTGCGCGTATATGCCGACAAGGAGGCCTCGCGCTTCGGCATCACCCGGGCGCAATGGGCGGTGCTGGCCAAGGTGGAGCGCAGCGAGGGCATGAAGCAGTCGGAGCTCGCCGAGCTCATGGAGATGCAGCCGATCACGCTGACGCGGCTGATCGACAAGCTCTGCGACAACGACTGGATCGAGCGCCGCAGCGACGCTTCGGACCGCCGGGTCAAGCGCCTGTACCTCAAGAAGGCCGGGCGGCAGTTGCTCGGCCGCATGAGCGGCCTGAAGTCGGAGCTGACGGCAAACGCGCTCGACGGCATCAATCCGGCGGATGCCCACCGCCTCCTCACCCAGCTCGAAACCATCAAGGAAAACGTGCGAACCGCGATCCAGACATCCGGCGCGGAGCAAGCACGCAAGGAGCAGCGCTATGGCTGA